From the genome of Psychroserpens ponticola, one region includes:
- a CDS encoding DUF4197 domain-containing protein — protein sequence MRKLLAFVLILNLTACAELQSVVDQLPQQTGSILSNADMAAGLRQALDLGIDKQVSKLTLKNGFFKNELVKILLPEELQKIDKGLRDIGLGNLADEGLKVLNRAAEDAVKEATPIFVSAVKDITFNDAKNILLGNDNAATQYLTGKTQTELYNKFKPVINTSFSKVGADQIWANLINKYNAIPLTNNVNPDLTDYVTGEALKGVYTMIAVEEKEIRNKVSSRTTDLLRKVFALQD from the coding sequence ATGCGTAAATTATTAGCTTTTGTACTTATTTTGAATCTTACTGCATGTGCAGAATTACAAAGTGTTGTTGACCAATTACCTCAACAAACTGGATCTATATTGAGTAATGCAGATATGGCTGCAGGTTTACGCCAAGCCTTAGATTTAGGAATTGACAAACAGGTTAGCAAACTTACTCTTAAGAACGGTTTTTTTAAAAATGAATTGGTTAAAATCTTATTACCTGAAGAATTACAAAAAATTGACAAAGGTTTACGTGACATCGGTTTAGGGAATTTAGCTGATGAAGGTCTTAAAGTGCTAAATAGAGCAGCAGAAGACGCTGTAAAAGAAGCTACACCAATTTTTGTTAGTGCAGTAAAAGACATCACTTTTAATGATGCTAAAAACATTTTATTAGGAAATGATAATGCTGCAACACAATACTTAACAGGTAAAACACAAACGGAGTTATATAATAAATTTAAACCTGTGATCAATACTAGCTTTAGCAAGGTTGGAGCTGATCAAATTTGGGCTAATCTTATTAATAAATACAATGCAATCCCATTAACCAATAATGTAAATCCAGATTTAACAGACTACGTTACAGGTGAAGCCTTAAAAGGTGTTTACACAATGATTGCTGTTGAAGAAAAAGAGATTCGTAATAAAGTATCATCAAGAACTACAGACTTACTTCGTAAGGTTTTTGCGTTGCAAGATTAA
- the purU gene encoding formyltetrahydrofolate deformylase, protein MKKITIQIHCKDQSGIIASVTSFIANKSGNIVYIDQHVDREQNIFFMRLESEFNSFSIDTFKTEFITVLASKFKMKWRIYDAKDKPKMAIFVSKYDHCLYDILSRYNSGELHCEIPFIVSNHQDLEYIAQNFNIPFYHIPVSKSTKQDAENKQLDLLNSHNIDFIVLARYMQIVSRKLIDQFQNKIINIHHSFLPAFVGAKPYHSALKRGVKIIGATSHYITEELDAGPIIEQDVARVTHTHSIDDLITKGRDLEKIVLATAIKHHINRKVMVYNNKTIIFY, encoded by the coding sequence GTGAAAAAAATTACAATTCAAATTCATTGTAAAGACCAATCTGGTATCATTGCATCTGTTACAAGCTTTATTGCGAATAAGAGTGGAAATATCGTATATATTGATCAGCACGTCGATCGAGAACAAAACATATTTTTTATGCGATTAGAAAGTGAGTTCAATTCATTTTCAATTGACACATTTAAAACTGAATTTATTACTGTTTTGGCTTCAAAATTTAAAATGAAATGGCGTATTTATGATGCTAAAGACAAACCCAAAATGGCCATTTTTGTTTCGAAGTATGACCACTGTCTTTATGATATTTTAAGCAGATATAATTCAGGAGAATTACATTGCGAAATACCTTTTATTGTGAGCAATCACCAAGATTTAGAATATATAGCACAAAATTTTAACATTCCATTTTATCATATTCCAGTTTCAAAAAGCACTAAACAAGATGCTGAAAACAAACAGCTAGATTTATTAAATTCTCATAATATTGATTTTATAGTTTTAGCTCGATATATGCAAATTGTTTCAAGAAAATTAATAGACCAATTTCAAAATAAAATTATCAATATCCATCATTCTTTCCTACCTGCATTTGTTGGCGCAAAACCTTATCATTCTGCTTTAAAGCGAGGTGTGAAAATCATTGGAGCTACCAGCCATTATATTACAGAAGAATTAGATGCAGGTCCTATTATAGAACAAGATGTAGCCAGAGTAACGCATACACACTCTATAGACGATTTAATCACAAAAGGACGAGATTTAGAAAAAATAGTTTTAGCGACAGCCATTAAACATCATATCAATAGAAAAGTAATGGTTTATAATAACAAAACTATTATTTTCTATTAA